The Enterococcus rotai genome includes a window with the following:
- the nth gene encoding endonuclease III encodes MLSKEKTMEAIEIMYDMFPDAACELTHKSPFQLLIAVILSAQATDVSVNKATPALFAAYPTPAALAQAPVEDIIQKIKTIGLYRNKAKNIKACAVQLLDQFDGKVPETREELVTLPGVGRKTANVVMGDAFGEPAIAVDTHVERVSKRLRICKLDANVMEVEQTLMRKIPKELWVKTHHTMIFFGRYHCLARNPKCDICPLLYMCQEGKTRMSAK; translated from the coding sequence ATGCTGTCCAAAGAAAAAACAATGGAAGCCATTGAAATCATGTATGACATGTTCCCAGACGCAGCCTGCGAACTGACACATAAAAGTCCGTTTCAGCTATTGATTGCAGTTATTTTAAGTGCTCAAGCAACAGATGTATCTGTAAATAAGGCAACACCTGCGTTATTTGCAGCTTATCCAACACCTGCTGCGTTAGCGCAAGCTCCAGTAGAGGACATTATTCAAAAAATCAAAACGATTGGGTTATATCGTAATAAAGCGAAAAATATCAAGGCGTGTGCTGTTCAATTATTGGACCAGTTTGACGGGAAAGTGCCTGAAACTCGTGAAGAGCTTGTTACCTTGCCTGGTGTTGGGCGTAAGACGGCTAATGTGGTAATGGGGGATGCTTTTGGTGAACCTGCTATCGCAGTTGATACACATGTTGAGCGAGTATCAAAACGTTTACGTATCTGCAAATTAGACGCTAATGTCATGGAAGTTGAACAAACCTTGATGCGAAAAATACCGAAGGAACTATGGGTCAAAACCCATCATACGATGATTTTTTTCGGTCGCTATCATTGTCTGGCACGAAATCCAAAATGTGATATTTGCCCACTTCTTTATATGTGCCAAGAGGGTAAGACACGGATGAGTGCGAAATAA
- a CDS encoding glycerophosphoryl diester phosphodiesterase membrane domain-containing protein: protein MKYLKNSFKNMLDFFAGTSAYFRDVLLMHGFMIFILLPLLASSTRFILKQGKIDYLSYDTIPIIFSKHPGVLVALLLVLLMIVVAVFFEFTFLLLSIFFIKKKQPISLTNLLKGTLLQLKKIRFSTLLFFLFYFFLVLPLSGLGFNSDLLAKIKIPAFIMDFIFANRVTIIALVALGYLIFFYLSIRLIFALPEMILRDVPFRQSVRESWRSTKNHFFRILGQFIVIGGSIIIVFVLSYTLILTVQAIIETALPSYALVSAVVAMTLLQIILLLNIIFTTVGIFYITIDYMDDEGFLPELPQWFFDQPKQVRKEWSFFKIGLFAFTAALFGIGVGTYNTNYLSNPSVTEPLTISHRGVDAANGVQNTLPALEKTSLEKPTYVEMDIQETKDKQFVVMHDFNLKKLTGVDKRPNQLTLAELTKLTAKENGMEAAVCSFDDYLEKAKELNQKLLIEIKTTPQDSSDLVKRFTQKYRKTILSEKHILHTLTFNTATELKEQEPDFYVGYILPFNIVGPPISNVDFFTMEYTTLNRNFINAAHNDGKSVYAWTVNDEDTMTRMMFYGVDGIVTDELKLLNETIKTDLDELTYSDKLLHFVIGIG from the coding sequence ATGAAATATTTAAAAAATAGTTTTAAAAATATGCTAGACTTTTTTGCTGGTACATCCGCATATTTCCGCGATGTTTTATTGATGCATGGCTTTATGATTTTTATACTGCTCCCTCTTTTGGCCAGTTCGACCCGATTTATTTTAAAGCAGGGAAAAATTGACTATCTATCTTATGATACGATTCCAATTATTTTTTCAAAACATCCTGGGGTTCTCGTCGCATTGCTGCTCGTCTTATTGATGATCGTAGTAGCAGTCTTTTTTGAATTTACGTTTTTACTTTTAAGTATTTTCTTCATCAAGAAAAAACAACCGATTTCTTTAACCAATTTACTTAAAGGAACATTGCTTCAACTTAAAAAGATTCGATTTAGCACCCTTTTATTTTTCCTATTTTATTTTTTCTTGGTTCTACCACTAAGTGGCTTAGGCTTTAATTCAGATTTATTAGCAAAAATAAAAATCCCAGCCTTTATTATGGACTTCATCTTTGCTAACCGCGTCACGATCATTGCGTTGGTTGCATTAGGCTACTTGATCTTCTTTTATCTTTCGATCCGATTGATTTTTGCACTACCAGAAATGATTTTACGTGATGTTCCGTTTCGGCAATCGGTCAGAGAAAGTTGGCGCTCAACGAAAAATCATTTCTTTAGGATTTTAGGTCAATTTATTGTGATTGGCGGCAGTATTATTATTGTATTTGTACTTAGTTATACACTGATCCTAACTGTGCAAGCCATCATCGAAACTGCTTTGCCAAGTTACGCTTTAGTTAGCGCTGTTGTTGCGATGACTCTTTTACAAATTATTTTACTCCTTAATATTATCTTTACGACTGTGGGAATATTTTATATCACGATCGATTATATGGATGATGAGGGGTTTCTGCCAGAATTACCGCAATGGTTTTTCGATCAACCAAAACAAGTAAGAAAAGAATGGTCGTTTTTTAAAATTGGCCTATTTGCTTTCACAGCGGCTTTATTTGGAATCGGTGTTGGAACGTACAATACGAATTACTTGAGTAATCCTTCAGTCACTGAGCCATTGACAATCTCACATCGTGGTGTGGATGCTGCCAATGGTGTTCAAAATACCTTGCCGGCCCTTGAAAAAACGAGCTTAGAAAAACCAACCTATGTAGAGATGGATATCCAAGAAACCAAAGATAAACAGTTTGTTGTCATGCATGATTTCAACTTAAAAAAACTAACAGGCGTCGACAAAAGACCCAATCAATTAACCTTGGCCGAATTGACCAAACTAACGGCAAAAGAAAATGGGATGGAAGCAGCTGTTTGCTCCTTTGATGATTATCTTGAAAAAGCAAAAGAATTAAACCAAAAACTATTGATCGAAATCAAAACAACACCGCAAGATAGTTCCGATTTAGTCAAACGCTTTACGCAAAAATATCGCAAAACTATTTTATCAGAAAAACATATCCTGCATACGTTGACCTTTAATACTGCAACAGAACTGAAGGAACAAGAACCAGATTTCTACGTGGGCTATATTCTTCCCTTCAATATTGTAGGCCCACCAATCTCAAATGTTGATTTCTTTACGATGGAATATACCACTCTAAATCGCAATTTCATTAATGCAGCTCATAATGATGGAAAGAGCGTTTATGCTTGGACGGTCAATGACGAAGATACGATGACTCGGATGATGTTTTATGGTGTAGATGGTATTGTTACAGATGAATTAAAGCTACTCAATGAAACAATCAAAACGGATTTAGATGAGCTTACCTACTCAGATAAACTGTTACACTTTGTAATTGGGATTGGCTAA
- a CDS encoding Nramp family divalent metal transporter, whose product MVEENKEKEHLLDYANGPSLEEINNTVEVPKNASFWRTLLAYSGPGALVAVGYMDPGNWITSIAGGAEYKYALLSVILLSSLIAMLLQGMAAKLGIVTGRDLAQATREHTSKKTGFVLWIITELAIMATDIAEVIGGAVALQLLFGFPLLIGVLITTFDVLLLLLLTKMGFRKIEAIVACLIAVIFFVFAYEVALADPNIGEVMRGFIPDTRIATDKSMLFLALGIVGATVMPHNLYLHSSIAQARKFDRNDDKEKAKAIRFTIWDSNIQLTIAFIVNCLLLILGGALFYGTNSDLGKFVDLFDALKNPDIVGNIASPVLSILFAIALLASGQNSTITGTLSGQIVMEGFIHLRMPLWMRRVVTRLIAIVPVIVCVIIYGGSESAVEDLLLYTQVFLSIALPVSIIPLTLYTSDKKIMGRFANPTWVKVLAWIIAIVLTALNLFLIYGTLTGVNA is encoded by the coding sequence ATGGTAGAAGAGAACAAAGAGAAAGAACATTTATTGGATTATGCAAATGGTCCAAGCTTGGAAGAAATCAATAATACAGTTGAGGTACCGAAAAATGCCAGCTTTTGGCGGACGTTATTAGCTTATAGTGGACCTGGAGCCTTAGTTGCCGTTGGTTACATGGATCCCGGCAATTGGATCACCTCGATTGCAGGTGGTGCAGAATATAAGTACGCACTATTAAGTGTCATTTTGTTATCAAGCTTGATTGCTATGCTGCTTCAAGGGATGGCGGCTAAATTAGGAATTGTAACAGGGCGAGATTTGGCTCAAGCAACAAGAGAACATACTAGTAAAAAAACTGGTTTCGTTTTGTGGATCATTACAGAACTTGCGATTATGGCCACAGATATTGCCGAAGTAATTGGTGGAGCAGTTGCCTTACAATTATTGTTTGGGTTTCCACTATTGATTGGGGTTTTGATTACAACTTTTGATGTGTTATTATTACTCCTTTTAACAAAAATGGGCTTTAGAAAAATTGAAGCGATCGTTGCTTGTTTGATTGCTGTTATCTTTTTTGTATTTGCTTATGAAGTAGCACTTGCTGATCCCAATATTGGTGAGGTAATGCGAGGATTTATTCCGGATACAAGAATTGCGACTGACAAATCGATGTTGTTTTTAGCGTTAGGAATTGTGGGGGCGACTGTAATGCCTCATAACTTATATTTGCATTCCTCAATTGCTCAAGCTAGAAAATTCGATCGCAATGATGATAAAGAAAAAGCAAAAGCCATTCGGTTTACGATTTGGGATTCAAATATTCAATTGACGATCGCATTTATTGTAAACTGTTTATTGCTGATTTTAGGTGGAGCATTATTTTATGGAACAAATAGTGATTTAGGGAAATTTGTCGATTTATTTGATGCATTGAAGAATCCAGATATCGTTGGAAACATCGCCAGTCCTGTATTAAGTATTTTATTTGCGATTGCGTTGCTTGCTTCTGGTCAAAATTCTACAATTACAGGAACACTTTCCGGACAAATCGTGATGGAAGGTTTTATCCATTTAAGAATGCCTCTATGGATGCGTCGCGTTGTGACTCGTTTGATTGCAATCGTGCCGGTTATCGTCTGTGTAATTATTTATGGTGGTAGCGAGTCAGCAGTGGAAGACTTATTGTTATACACACAAGTATTTTTAAGTATTGCCTTACCAGTATCAATCATTCCCTTGACCTTGTACACTAGTGATAAAAAGATCATGGGCAGGTTTGCCAATCCAACCTGGGTCAAAGTGTTGGCCTGGATCATTGCAATCGTGTTGACTGCTTTGAATTTGTTCTTGATTTACGGAACATTAACTGGTGTGAATGCTTAA
- the rimM gene encoding ribosome maturation factor RimM (Essential for efficient processing of 16S rRNA): MTEYLNVGKIVNTQGLKGEVRVISQTDFPELRYKKGTVLTLFQEKKAPIELTIQSHRKHKNFDIVTFENHFSINDVEKYRDGILKVSKEKLTDLPENEFYYHQIIGLTVVDEQDKELGKIKEILSPGANDVWVVQRPKKKDALIPYIESVVKSIDLENNVVHVEIPEGLIDDED; this comes from the coding sequence GTGACTGAATATTTAAATGTTGGGAAAATCGTCAATACCCAAGGCTTAAAAGGGGAAGTTCGTGTGATTTCTCAAACAGATTTTCCGGAATTACGTTATAAAAAAGGAACAGTCTTGACGTTATTTCAAGAGAAAAAAGCGCCGATCGAACTAACGATCCAATCCCATCGGAAACATAAAAATTTTGACATCGTGACGTTTGAAAATCATTTTTCTATCAACGATGTTGAAAAATATCGTGATGGTATTTTGAAAGTATCAAAAGAAAAATTAACGGATTTACCAGAAAATGAATTTTACTATCATCAAATCATTGGGTTGACTGTTGTTGATGAGCAAGATAAAGAATTGGGCAAGATCAAAGAAATCCTTTCACCAGGGGCAAACGATGTTTGGGTCGTTCAGCGACCAAAGAAAAAAGATGCCTTGATTCCTTATATTGAATCAGTTGTTAAGTCGATCGATTTAGAGAATAATGTGGTTCACGTAGAAATTCCAGAAGGTTTGATCGACGATGAAGATTGA
- the trmD gene encoding tRNA (guanosine(37)-N1)-methyltransferase TrmD, producing MKIDVLTLFPRMFEGPLGESIIGKAVEKNLLEINISNFRDHADNKHQSVDDYPYGGGAGMLLKVQPIYDNLRRIEEAAPETKKRVILLDPAGKQFDQKMAEEFSQEEHLVFICGHYEGYDERIRSLVTDEVSLGDYVLTGGELGAMVMIDATVRLLPDVLGNKLSAQTDSHSTGLLEHPQYTRPAEFNGMSVPAVLTNGNHKLIDEWQQKESLRRTLERRPDMLGKVVLTEQQEKWLEELRNEKKEGN from the coding sequence ATGAAGATTGATGTGTTAACGTTATTTCCTAGAATGTTCGAAGGACCATTAGGAGAATCGATCATCGGAAAAGCTGTAGAGAAAAATCTATTGGAAATCAATATCTCAAATTTTAGGGATCATGCAGACAATAAACACCAGTCCGTAGATGATTATCCTTATGGTGGCGGAGCAGGTATGTTGTTAAAGGTTCAGCCAATTTATGATAACTTGCGCAGAATTGAAGAAGCCGCACCAGAAACAAAAAAGAGAGTCATTTTGCTTGATCCAGCTGGTAAGCAGTTTGACCAAAAAATGGCGGAAGAATTTTCGCAAGAAGAGCATTTGGTGTTTATCTGCGGTCATTATGAAGGATACGATGAACGGATTCGTTCACTTGTGACAGATGAAGTTTCGTTAGGGGACTATGTTTTAACTGGTGGAGAATTAGGTGCAATGGTGATGATTGACGCGACGGTACGCTTACTGCCAGATGTTTTAGGCAATAAATTGTCTGCTCAAACGGATTCTCATTCAACAGGCTTACTAGAGCATCCACAGTATACCCGTCCTGCTGAATTTAATGGAATGAGTGTACCAGCAGTTTTAACGAATGGTAACCATAAATTAATCGATGAATGGCAACAAAAAGAATCATTGAGAAGAACCTTAGAGCGTCGCCCAGATATGCTTGGAAAAGTAGTATTAACTGAGCAACAAGAAAAGTGGTTGGAAGAGCTACGTAACGAAAAAAAGGAAGGTAACTAA
- a CDS encoding chloramphenicol acetyltransferase, producing the protein MVISAKVINQTNWDRKEHFDFFSSDEGSPLYDITTQIDVTHFYHYVKENQLSFYYALIYATTKVMNGIENFRYKIRGADVVLIERLIPSFTDLKTDSELFHIVTLDLEGDLKQFSDEAKRVSYAQKTYFPNTEYQSDTMIQFSCLPWFSFTNLGNELSLDRNDGIPKVTWGKFVKQNSRILLPYSVQVNHRLVDGLHLGKLINQLQTYLDSLGNQPTI; encoded by the coding sequence ATGGTGATATCTGCTAAAGTAATTAATCAAACAAATTGGGATCGGAAAGAACATTTTGATTTTTTCTCGAGTGATGAGGGCTCACCTCTGTATGATATTACGACACAAATTGATGTGACTCATTTTTATCATTACGTGAAAGAGAACCAGTTGTCTTTTTATTATGCCTTGATTTATGCTACAACTAAAGTAATGAATGGTATTGAAAATTTTCGTTACAAGATACGTGGAGCAGATGTAGTTCTAATCGAGCGTTTGATTCCCAGCTTTACTGACTTAAAAACAGATAGTGAGTTATTTCATATTGTGACGCTTGATTTAGAAGGAGATCTGAAACAATTTTCTGATGAGGCGAAGCGGGTAAGTTATGCTCAAAAAACTTATTTTCCCAATACAGAATACCAATCAGATACAATGATTCAATTTTCTTGCTTACCTTGGTTTTCCTTTACTAATTTAGGGAATGAGCTGAGTTTAGATCGAAACGATGGGATTCCCAAAGTAACATGGGGAAAATTTGTAAAGCAAAATAGTCGGATTTTATTGCCTTATTCAGTTCAAGTGAATCATCGTCTTGTTGATGGCCTTCATTTAGGCAAGCTAATCAATCAGCTGCAAACCTATTTAGACAGCTTAGGGAACCAACCTACTATTTAA
- the rplS gene encoding 50S ribosomal protein L19, whose amino-acid sequence MNPLIQELTQEQLRTDIPAFRPGDTVRVHAKVVEGTRERIQLFEGVVIGRRGAGISETYTVRKISNGVGVERTFPLHTPRVAQIEVVRYGKVRRAKLYYLRALHGKAARIKEIRR is encoded by the coding sequence ATGAATCCATTAATTCAAGAATTAACACAAGAACAATTACGTACGGATATTCCTGCGTTTCGTCCTGGAGACACTGTTCGCGTTCATGCGAAAGTAGTCGAAGGAACTCGCGAACGTATCCAATTATTTGAAGGAGTTGTTATCGGACGCCGCGGCGCTGGTATCAGTGAAACTTATACAGTACGTAAAATTTCTAACGGTGTTGGTGTGGAACGTACATTCCCATTACACACACCACGTGTTGCTCAAATCGAAGTAGTTCGTTATGGTAAAGTTCGTCGTGCGAAACTTTATTACTTACGTGCATTACATGGTAAAGCAGCTCGTATTAAAGAAATTAGACGCTAA
- a CDS encoding MerR family transcriptional regulator, with the protein MNIKKAAEMFDLSIDTLRYYERVGVIPPVHRNTSGYRDYTTNDLNWIYLAKSLRHAGLSVESLIEFAQLAQLRETENVEEAQKQILSDQLEELDKKIAELHEVRELLVYKIETYDEHIAKFKAGEMGPDKVEKLWERKK; encoded by the coding sequence ATGAATATCAAGAAAGCTGCAGAAATGTTTGATTTAAGCATTGATACGCTACGTTATTATGAACGAGTAGGAGTCATACCGCCTGTTCATCGGAATACAAGCGGTTATCGTGACTATACAACAAATGATTTGAATTGGATTTACTTAGCCAAAAGTTTACGACATGCTGGGTTATCTGTTGAATCTTTAATTGAATTTGCCCAACTGGCCCAATTACGAGAAACAGAGAATGTAGAAGAAGCTCAGAAGCAAATTTTATCAGATCAGTTAGAAGAGTTAGATAAAAAGATTGCCGAATTACATGAAGTTAGAGAACTATTGGTTTATAAAATCGAAACGTATGATGAGCATATTGCAAAATTTAAAGCAGGCGAAATGGGACCTGATAAGGTTGAAAAATTATGGGAACGAAAAAAATAG
- a CDS encoding aldo/keto reductase, producing the protein MKTVKLNNGVEMPQLGFGVYQIPLNETAEAVYQAIKAGYRLIDTASIYGNEKETGEGIKRAIDEKLVTREELFVTSKLFILQAPEAKATETIEQSLTTMGLDYLDLYLIHQPYGDIYGAWRAMCAAQKAGKLRAIGISNFKSAKMIEFVGLNEVKPQINQIEVNPWNQRIEDQEWHEKYDVQVEAWAPFAEGRHDLFTNPVLAEIGAQYGKTVGQVVLRWLMQRGIIALAKSVRPERMAENIDIFDFELSKEDIKKIASLDMKESAFFDHDAPQQVEWFMNRMKETEK; encoded by the coding sequence ATGAAAACAGTTAAATTAAACAATGGTGTAGAAATGCCGCAACTTGGATTCGGAGTGTATCAAATCCCATTAAATGAAACAGCGGAGGCTGTTTACCAAGCAATCAAGGCAGGATATCGTTTGATTGATACGGCGTCTATTTATGGAAATGAAAAAGAGACAGGGGAAGGCATCAAACGTGCAATTGATGAAAAACTTGTGACGCGTGAAGAACTGTTTGTTACGTCAAAACTTTTTATTTTGCAAGCCCCGGAAGCTAAAGCTACTGAAACCATTGAGCAATCACTTACAACTATGGGATTGGATTATCTAGATCTTTATCTGATTCATCAACCTTACGGAGATATTTATGGCGCATGGAGAGCCATGTGTGCAGCTCAAAAAGCAGGAAAACTACGAGCGATTGGTATCTCAAACTTCAAATCAGCCAAAATGATTGAATTTGTAGGATTGAATGAAGTGAAACCGCAGATCAATCAAATTGAAGTGAATCCTTGGAATCAACGAATCGAAGACCAAGAATGGCATGAGAAGTATGATGTACAAGTAGAAGCTTGGGCACCGTTTGCAGAGGGACGACATGATTTGTTTACAAATCCAGTTTTGGCTGAAATTGGGGCACAGTATGGTAAAACGGTTGGTCAAGTGGTACTTCGTTGGTTAATGCAACGTGGAATTATCGCTTTAGCAAAATCTGTTCGTCCAGAACGAATGGCTGAAAATATTGATATCTTTGATTTTGAATTATCGAAAGAAGATATTAAAAAAATCGCAAGTTTAGATATGAAAGAATCGGCATTTTTCGATCATGATGCACCGCAACAAGTAGAATGGTTTATGAATCGAATGAAAGAGACAGAGAAATAA
- a CDS encoding flavodoxin has protein sequence MKKILVLISSLLFVLSGCFQADNTKESSTKVNPNDKAVILYFSKPEMNGSDTVAGASRVVTENEEILGNVEQLATWIAEDTKYPLAKIETTENYPDDHEVLVDQATTERSSDFRPELKPLNVDLTEYDTIYIGYPIWWSDLPMAMYSFFEKNDLAGKTIIPFSSHGGSGLAGTVETVEKLSKDASVETSNVLSISRDDIPNSRKEVENWLKSF, from the coding sequence ATGAAAAAGATATTGGTCTTAATTTCGTCATTACTATTTGTATTATCTGGTTGTTTTCAAGCGGATAATACAAAAGAAAGTAGTACAAAGGTTAATCCCAATGATAAAGCTGTCATTCTTTATTTTTCTAAACCAGAAATGAATGGTTCTGATACAGTAGCTGGAGCAAGTCGCGTCGTCACAGAAAATGAGGAAATCTTAGGGAATGTTGAACAACTTGCGACTTGGATTGCTGAAGACACAAAGTATCCACTAGCTAAAATTGAAACCACAGAAAATTATCCAGATGATCATGAGGTCTTGGTAGACCAAGCAACAACAGAGCGTTCAAGTGATTTTAGACCTGAATTAAAGCCGCTTAATGTTGATTTGACTGAATATGACACGATTTATATCGGTTATCCAATTTGGTGGTCAGATCTACCAATGGCCATGTATAGCTTTTTTGAGAAAAATGATTTAGCTGGTAAAACAATTATTCCATTCTCAAGCCATGGAGGAAGTGGCTTAGCTGGAACTGTTGAAACGGTGGAAAAATTAAGTAAAGATGCCTCAGTTGAGACTAGTAATGTCTTAAGTATCTCGCGCGATGATATACCCAACTCAAGAAAAGAAGTAGAAAATTGGCTGAAATCATTTTAA
- a CDS encoding NAD(P)H-binding protein — protein MVNVLIIGAGGQIPEVLIPLLQEQANLKLTLFGRNATHLPYTDIAKISGDASNLSDLINAMQNQDIVYMNFDNKSVTEMVIRAMSQTGVKRIIQAGVLSVYGEVSEPFATWNSRMMGGTVAHNRGIEALEISDLDYTYMRMTWLYNGKGSDYVASPKGEPFLGVQISRRAIAQFVLDNITGKRNDIKASIGLWEPGSENKPKPDFY, from the coding sequence ATGGTTAACGTTCTTATTATTGGTGCAGGTGGTCAAATTCCAGAAGTGTTGATTCCACTTTTACAAGAACAAGCGAATCTGAAATTAACATTGTTTGGAAGAAATGCAACACATTTACCTTATACAGACATAGCCAAAATTTCTGGTGATGCTAGTAATTTGTCAGATTTGATAAATGCCATGCAAAATCAAGACATTGTTTATATGAATTTTGACAATAAATCAGTTACTGAAATGGTGATTAGAGCAATGAGTCAAACAGGCGTTAAACGTATTATTCAGGCTGGTGTTCTAAGTGTTTACGGAGAAGTTTCGGAACCTTTTGCCACTTGGAATAGTCGAATGATGGGAGGTACTGTCGCTCATAACCGAGGCATTGAAGCACTAGAGATAAGTGATTTAGATTATACCTATATGCGGATGACTTGGTTATATAATGGCAAGGGAAGTGACTATGTGGCAAGCCCTAAAGGAGAACCATTTTTAGGTGTTCAAATTAGTAGACGTGCGATTGCTCAATTTGTTCTGGACAATATTACAGGAAAACGCAATGACATAAAAGCGAGTATCGGTTTATGGGAACCAGGTTCAGAAAATAAGCCTAAACCTGATTTCTATTAA
- a CDS encoding flavodoxin produces MKKKAIILPVTVIGLVVIIAIALSNALSNETNEREVSIMGNPKTLIVYYSRTGNTKVVAELIQEKLGGDLFQIETQEKRPSNYRKEVEQNEEEQEGNVLPELKSKISNFNQYDRIFIGAPTWNMALPQAILTFMDSYEFAGKTVIPFNTNGGYGTGSTFNQIKFGVQGAEVLDGYSVKGGEETNGTLLAIEGERKVEVSREIDTWLEKIGQLNN; encoded by the coding sequence ATGAAAAAGAAAGCTATTATCTTGCCAGTAACAGTAATAGGACTAGTTGTGATTATTGCTATTGCTCTATCAAACGCACTGAGCAATGAGACTAATGAAAGGGAAGTGTCTATCATGGGAAATCCTAAAACGTTAATTGTGTATTATTCACGAACTGGAAATACAAAGGTGGTTGCAGAGCTTATTCAAGAAAAGCTCGGCGGGGACTTATTTCAAATTGAAACCCAAGAAAAAAGACCTTCAAATTATAGAAAAGAAGTCGAACAAAATGAAGAGGAACAAGAGGGCAATGTGTTGCCTGAATTAAAATCAAAAATTTCTAATTTCAATCAATATGATCGGATTTTTATAGGAGCACCAACTTGGAATATGGCATTACCACAAGCAATTCTCACGTTTATGGATAGCTATGAGTTTGCGGGGAAAACAGTGATCCCCTTTAATACAAATGGAGGGTATGGAACAGGCTCAACATTCAATCAGATAAAATTTGGTGTTCAAGGAGCGGAAGTTCTTGATGGATATTCTGTGAAAGGTGGAGAAGAAACCAACGGAACCTTACTTGCAATTGAAGGAGAAAGAAAAGTAGAGGTATCAAGAGAAATAGACACCTGGTTAGAAAAGATTGGACAATTAAATAACTAG